In Bradyrhizobium lablabi, one DNA window encodes the following:
- a CDS encoding ABC transporter ATP-binding protein, giving the protein MNETVLELEKLTIALPPGADRANAVSDVDLVLRAGKVTCLIGESGSGKSLVARSILGLLPRPHVRVGSGRILFEDQDLAVAPQDKMRDIRGAKIGMIFQEPMTALNPLHTIGRQLDEVLRIHTPLGKAARRARVLELIDSVHLPEPGRIIRSFPHQLSGGQRQRAMIAMALLLNPRLLIADEPTTALDVTTQAQILYLIRELQREHGTSVLFITHDFGVVADIADEVAVLQRGTLVERGTAAAVLGAPGHPYTKALIAAVPKRVPPPARPANTQPFIVEARDVAKTYGARGLFGGRVTRALAGVTMELRRGETLGLVGESGSGKSTLARAITRLMPIDGGEILLGGADIAQLSRRQLRPVRKRVQMVFQDPYASLDPRQRIIDIIAEGPIIHGTPPAKARKEAQALLGLVGLDPSAAQRFPHEFSGGQRQRIGIARALALHPEVLVADEPVSALDVSVQAQVLALLADIKSRLHLSMLFVTHDLRVALQVCDRIAVMKQGEVVEVAPTAEIFFNPQHSYTKALFAAVPGGTWQDRKAS; this is encoded by the coding sequence ATGAACGAGACTGTTCTCGAACTTGAAAAGCTCACGATCGCTTTGCCGCCCGGCGCCGACCGGGCCAATGCGGTGAGCGATGTCGATCTCGTGTTGCGCGCCGGCAAAGTGACATGCCTGATCGGCGAGAGCGGATCGGGCAAATCGCTCGTTGCGCGTTCGATCCTTGGCCTGCTGCCTCGCCCGCATGTGCGCGTCGGGAGCGGCCGCATCCTGTTCGAAGACCAAGATCTCGCCGTCGCGCCGCAAGACAAGATGCGCGACATTCGTGGCGCAAAAATCGGCATGATCTTCCAAGAGCCGATGACGGCGCTGAACCCGCTGCACACGATCGGCCGCCAACTCGATGAAGTGCTGCGCATCCATACGCCGCTCGGGAAAGCCGCACGCCGCGCCCGCGTGCTCGAATTGATCGACAGCGTTCATCTGCCGGAACCCGGCCGCATCATCCGTTCGTTTCCCCACCAATTGAGCGGCGGTCAACGCCAGCGCGCGATGATCGCCATGGCTTTGCTGCTCAATCCGCGCCTGTTGATCGCCGACGAGCCGACGACGGCGCTCGACGTCACGACCCAGGCGCAAATCCTCTATCTGATCCGCGAGCTGCAGCGCGAGCACGGCACATCTGTTCTCTTCATCACGCATGATTTCGGCGTCGTCGCCGATATTGCCGATGAGGTCGCGGTGCTGCAGCGTGGCACTTTGGTCGAACGCGGCACGGCCGCCGCCGTGCTCGGCGCGCCCGGCCATCCCTATACCAAGGCCTTGATCGCCGCTGTGCCAAAGCGCGTGCCGCCGCCGGCGCGGCCGGCGAATACGCAACCGTTCATCGTCGAGGCGCGCGATGTCGCCAAGACCTATGGCGCGCGAGGCCTGTTCGGCGGGCGTGTCACGCGTGCTCTGGCCGGCGTGACGATGGAACTGCGCCGCGGTGAGACGCTCGGCCTCGTCGGGGAAAGCGGCTCAGGTAAGAGCACTTTGGCGCGCGCCATCACGCGGCTCATGCCGATTGACGGCGGCGAAATTCTGCTTGGCGGCGCGGATATCGCCCAGCTCTCGCGCCGCCAGCTCCGCCCGGTCCGCAAACGCGTGCAAATGGTGTTTCAGGATCCCTACGCTTCGCTCGATCCGCGGCAGCGCATCATCGACATTATCGCGGAAGGCCCCATCATCCACGGCACCCCGCCCGCCAAAGCCCGCAAGGAGGCGCAAGCACTGCTCGGCCTCGTCGGGCTCGACCCCTCCGCCGCACAGCGTTTTCCGCATGAGTTCAGCGGCGGCCAGCGCCAGCGGATCGGCATTGCCCGCGCGCTCGCGCTGCATCCAGAAGTGCTCGTCGCGGACGAGCCGGTCTCGGCGCTCGACGTGTCGGTGCAAGCGCAGGTGCTGGCTCTTCTCGCTGATATCAAGTCGCGGCTGCATCTCAGCATGCTCTTCGTGACGCATGATTTGCGCGTCGCGCTGCAAGTCTGCGACCGCATCGCCGTGATGAAACAAGGCGAGGTGGTCGAAGTGGCGCCGACCGCAGAGATCTTTTTTAATCCTCAGCATTCCTATACCAAGGCCTTGTTCGCCGCCGTGCCTGGGGGCACCTGGCAAGACCGGAAAGCGTCATGA